One window from the genome of Pedobacter schmidteae encodes:
- a CDS encoding terpene cyclase/mutase family protein — protein MSSFDIENAIKKGVWFLYDHQYPNGEFCCYICADDEMKMCVTHSNVFPTSLIANSILHLRDIPEVNEILDKAAAFLQYQVMRGGVWNNFTILNPLFPICPPDVDNTVCAAWVLQKLGKHYPPNKDLILANRNNAGLFYTWFTLRARFNPVKDYWLLGLRAFKHPLSTFLFWKNTEATRFDVDAVVNANVLFYLGLSDDTRPVVNYMLDIIAKEKESDCDLWYRNPFTIYYFFSRNYKAGVFELKEATKLIIERVLRTLKSDHSFGESILDTALGIISLINCGHQSELIEKAIGYMIDCQNRSGGWPRWGVYYGGPKKLQTYGSEEMTTGFCLEALSLYRLQSKEQNIEN, from the coding sequence ATGAGCAGTTTTGACATTGAAAATGCTATAAAAAAAGGTGTTTGGTTTCTTTATGACCATCAATACCCTAATGGCGAATTTTGCTGCTACATTTGTGCGGATGATGAGATGAAAATGTGCGTTACGCACAGTAATGTGTTCCCTACATCATTAATAGCCAATTCTATTCTTCATTTAAGAGATATCCCTGAAGTTAATGAAATTCTGGACAAAGCAGCCGCTTTTCTTCAATATCAGGTGATGCGGGGTGGAGTTTGGAACAATTTTACCATTTTAAATCCCCTCTTTCCTATTTGTCCGCCTGACGTTGACAACACGGTTTGTGCCGCCTGGGTGCTTCAAAAGTTGGGGAAGCATTATCCTCCAAATAAGGATTTGATATTAGCGAACCGCAACAATGCGGGTTTATTTTATACGTGGTTTACGTTGAGAGCCAGATTTAACCCGGTCAAAGATTATTGGTTACTTGGTTTGAGAGCATTTAAGCACCCTTTAAGTACTTTTTTGTTTTGGAAAAATACGGAAGCGACCAGATTTGATGTTGATGCCGTCGTAAATGCAAATGTGCTATTCTATTTAGGTCTGAGTGATGATACAAGACCTGTTGTAAACTACATGCTGGATATTATTGCGAAGGAAAAAGAAAGCGATTGCGATTTATGGTATAGAAATCCCTTTACTATTTATTATTTTTTCTCGAGGAATTATAAAGCTGGAGTTTTTGAACTTAAGGAGGCTACAAAATTAATAATTGAGAGAGTTTTAAGGACCCTAAAATCCGATCATTCATTTGGGGAAAGTATACTGGATACTGCTTTGGGTATTATATCTTTGATTAATTGTGGCCATCAGTCTGAATTAATTGAAAAGGCAATTGGCTACATGATAGATTGCCAAAACCGATCGGGTGGCTGGCCAAGGTGGGGTGTTTACTACGGAGGTCCAAAGAAACTTCAAACCTATGGATCAGAAGAAATGACCACAGGCTTTTGTCT